From Senegalia massiliensis, the proteins below share one genomic window:
- a CDS encoding SPL family radical SAM protein: MHETKVKGILSAKNGMNIYRGCTHGCIYCDSRSNCYQMNHDFEDIEVKINAPKLLEDALGRKRKKCMIGTGAMTDPYIHLEENLENTRKCIELIYSYGFGLAIQTKSAKILRDLDLLKKINEKTKCVVQMTLTTYDEDLCKVIEPNVSTTRERFEVLKIMRDNGIPTIVWLSPILPFINDTEENIRGILDYCIEAKVHGIICFGMGLTLREGNREYFYKKLDEYFPGMKSRYIEKYRYAYQIPSPNNDRLMNMVKRACESNGILYGIEECFNYLYKFEEKNQYEQLKLPGLE, translated from the coding sequence ATGCATGAAACAAAGGTAAAAGGGATATTATCAGCTAAAAATGGAATGAATATATATCGTGGGTGTACTCATGGTTGCATCTATTGCGATTCAAGAAGTAACTGCTATCAGATGAATCATGATTTTGAAGATATAGAAGTAAAGATTAATGCACCAAAACTTCTAGAGGATGCACTTGGAAGAAAAAGAAAAAAGTGTATGATAGGCACTGGAGCAATGACGGATCCATATATCCATTTAGAAGAAAACCTAGAGAACACCAGAAAGTGTATTGAACTCATTTATTCCTATGGATTTGGATTGGCCATACAAACAAAGTCTGCAAAAATTCTAAGGGATTTGGATTTACTTAAAAAAATCAATGAAAAGACAAAATGTGTAGTTCAGATGACATTAACCACTTATGATGAGGATTTATGTAAAGTTATAGAACCGAATGTAAGCACTACAAGAGAACGGTTTGAGGTGCTAAAAATAATGCGTGATAATGGAATTCCTACTATAGTTTGGCTAAGTCCTATTTTACCATTTATCAATGATACAGAGGAAAATATAAGGGGAATCTTAGATTATTGTATAGAAGCTAAGGTACATGGCATTATTTGTTTTGGAATGGGGTTAACCTTAAGAGAAGGAAATAGAGAATATTTTTATAAAAAACTTGATGAATATTTTCCGGGAATGAAGAGTAGATATATAGAAAAATATAGATATGCATATCAGATACCAAGTCCTAATAATGATAGATTAATGAATATGGTGAAAAGAGCATGTGAATCCAATGGCATATTGTATGGTATCGAGGAATGTTTCAATTATCTTTATAAATTTGAGGAAAAGAATCAGTATGAGCAATTAAAATTACCTGGTTTAGAATAA
- a CDS encoding GNAT family N-acetyltransferase, with protein sequence MAIIDSKNYIINGNKIEIRNAVTSDADQMVELLKKLASETKFMMREPDEINTEVKDQEKKIENLLQSDKGLLLVALVDNQIVGFLAISSRNLKRIKHIGSFVIGVEKKYWGTGIAKYFMEEMLNWSQSIGLRRLELDVVEENIRGIELYKKYGFKVEGRKIDDHYIGNNQYLNTIVMGKII encoded by the coding sequence GTGGCAATTATTGATTCAAAGAATTATATAATAAATGGCAATAAGATAGAAATCAGAAATGCTGTAACTTCTGATGCTGACCAAATGGTAGAACTATTAAAAAAATTAGCAAGTGAAACTAAATTTATGATGAGAGAACCTGATGAAATTAATACAGAAGTTAAAGATCAAGAAAAAAAGATAGAAAATTTATTACAAAGTGATAAAGGACTATTACTAGTTGCACTAGTAGACAATCAAATAGTAGGATTTCTTGCAATATCATCAAGAAATTTAAAAAGAATTAAGCATATTGGAAGTTTTGTCATAGGAGTAGAGAAAAAGTATTGGGGTACAGGAATAGCTAAGTATTTTATGGAAGAAATGTTAAACTGGTCTCAATCAATTGGATTAAGAAGATTAGAATTAGATGTTGTAGAAGAAAACATTAGAGGTATAGAATTATATAAAAAGTATGGATTCAAAGTAGAGGGAAGGAAAATAGATGACCATTATATTGGGAATAACCAATATTTAAATACGATAGTTATGGGAAAAATTATATAG
- a CDS encoding DUF3784 domain-containing protein — MFGLILMLVLGLLLLFLGLYIWKKEKNNLIHKYHHTKISENNKKVYTEKIGKSYIFIGIGMIVTGIINFMTDSGYGWLIFVISFVIGFVIMFKSQQKYNGGLFWIK, encoded by the coding sequence GTGTTTGGTCTTATATTAATGTTAGTTTTAGGGTTACTATTATTATTTTTAGGATTGTATATATGGAAAAAAGAAAAAAATAATCTAATTCATAAATATCATCATACAAAAATTTCTGAAAATAACAAAAAAGTTTATACTGAAAAGATAGGTAAATCATACATTTTTATTGGAATAGGAATGATAGTTACAGGGATAATTAATTTTATGACAGATAGTGGTTATGGTTGGTTAATTTTTGTAATCTCCTTTGTAATAGGATTTGTTATTATGTTTAAATCTCAACAAAAATATAACGGTGGATTATTTTGGATAAAGTAA
- a CDS encoding GNAT family N-acetyltransferase, with product MISSKRLFLKPFKYDDNEFLYKLNNNRKVNKYLGTNSVSMESCNSLINKWIKKYRNDYIFNVHKVILKAKEESIGFICLKKDSNDNEAELGYNFIPKYWGYGYCTEIATELIKNSFEETQIERVFAEIHPENTRSIRLIKRLNFKEDNKCGNNSGKLYYFDKNIYHSIDK from the coding sequence GTGATAAGTTCAAAAAGATTATTTTTAAAACCTTTTAAGTATGATGATAATGAATTCTTATATAAATTAAACAATAATAGAAAAGTTAATAAATATTTAGGAACTAATTCAGTATCAATGGAAAGTTGTAATAGTCTGATAAATAAATGGATAAAGAAGTATAGAAACGATTATATATTTAATGTCCATAAAGTTATATTAAAAGCAAAAGAGGAAAGCATTGGTTTCATTTGTCTTAAAAAAGATTCTAATGACAATGAAGCAGAATTAGGCTATAATTTTATTCCAAAGTATTGGGGTTATGGGTATTGTACAGAAATAGCAACAGAATTAATAAAAAATTCATTTGAAGAAACACAAATTGAAAGAGTATTTGCTGAGATTCACCCAGAAAATACAAGGTCAATTCGTTTAATTAAAAGACTTAATTTTAAAGAAGATAACAAATGTGGAAATAATTCAGGGAAATTATACTATTTTGATAAAAATATATATCATAGTATTGATAAATAG
- a CDS encoding GNAT family N-acetyltransferase, whose translation MIKIKKIVDKGLITSITLKIMNALPKWFSPPEDIKKKSIEHRDMLFFGVFDKSKVIGFIALKVHNEYTVSIYNLGVLEEYHGQGIGHNLLIPAENYCKESGYKFITVKTLDSSIQYEPYERTRRFYFKNGFYPLEVFPLIWNLENPCLFLAKYIGK comes from the coding sequence TTGATTAAGATTAAAAAAATAGTTGATAAAGGTTTAATAACCAGTATTACACTTAAAATTATGAATGCATTGCCAAAATGGTTTAGTCCACCAGAAGATATAAAAAAAAAGTCTATTGAACATAGAGATATGTTATTCTTTGGAGTTTTTGATAAAAGTAAAGTTATTGGATTTATTGCTTTAAAAGTACATAATGAGTATACAGTTAGCATATATAATTTAGGAGTATTAGAAGAATATCATGGACAAGGTATAGGTCATAATCTACTAATTCCTGCTGAAAATTATTGTAAAGAAAGTGGATATAAATTTATTACAGTAAAAACACTAGACTCATCAATACAATATGAACCTTATGAACGAACAAGGAGGTTTTATTTTAAAAATGGATTTTATCCATTAGAAGTATTTCCTTTAATTTGGAATTTAGAGAATCCATGCTTATTTTTAGCAAAATATATTGGTAAGTAA
- a CDS encoding GNAT family N-acetyltransferase: protein MNVEENSFNKKTIDYIESGKELLDFVEPLWKKLNNHHMQNSIDFKKRFENFNFKDRREVIEKNKDKQVFITLAKDMIQGKYIGYVIASISKESIGEIDSIYIEDNYRGLKIGDTLMKNSLDWIRNNGVIRIKIGVASGNEESFKFYARYGFFPRTTILEYI, encoded by the coding sequence ATGAATGTAGAAGAAAATAGTTTCAATAAGAAAACTATAGATTATATAGAAAGTGGAAAAGAATTGTTAGATTTTGTTGAACCTTTATGGAAAAAGCTTAATAATCACCATATGCAAAATTCTATTGACTTTAAAAAAAGGTTTGAAAACTTTAATTTCAAGGATAGAAGAGAAGTCATAGAGAAAAATAAAGATAAACAAGTATTTATAACTTTGGCAAAAGATATGATACAAGGTAAATATATAGGATATGTAATAGCATCTATATCAAAAGAAAGTATTGGAGAAATTGATTCAATTTATATAGAAGATAACTATAGAGGATTAAAAATAGGAGATACTCTTATGAAAAATTCATTAGACTGGATTAGAAATAATGGTGTAATAAGAATAAAAATTGGAGTTGCATCAGGAAATGAGGAATCTTTTAAATTTTATGCTAGATATGGATTTTTTCCAAGAACAACTATTTTAGAATATATATAA
- a CDS encoding GFA family protein, with amino-acid sequence MKHTGSCLCGEIKFEVEGDFENFFLCHCEYCRKDTGSAHAANLFSSTAKLKWLSGENKAKIFNYKSSGHIKSFCSNCGSALPNIQMDGKLLVVPAGSLDTKVPIKPQGHIYLESKANWDNDLDKVTKFDKLPK; translated from the coding sequence ATGAAACATACAGGATCATGTCTTTGTGGTGAAATTAAATTTGAAGTAGAAGGAGATTTTGAAAATTTCTTTCTTTGTCATTGTGAGTATTGCCGTAAAGATACTGGATCAGCACATGCTGCAAATCTATTTTCTTCCACAGCTAAGTTAAAGTGGTTATCTGGTGAAAATAAAGCAAAAATTTTTAACTATAAATCTAGTGGACACATAAAAAGTTTTTGCTCTAATTGTGGATCTGCACTTCCAAATATTCAGATGGATGGAAAATTATTAGTTGTTCCAGCAGGGTCTCTTGATACCAAAGTACCTATTAAACCTCAAGGTCATATTTACTTAGAAAGCAAAGCTAACTGGGATAATGACTTAGATAAAGTAACTAAATTTGATAAACTACCAAAATAA